In Natronomonas halophila, one DNA window encodes the following:
- a CDS encoding DHH family phosphoesterase: MTRSAAGDAGNRPDGAVHDLAPACTLDDIEEGTQYVATVNGVVEYGVFVDLSEHVSGLVHESNLKGDYDVGDDLVVELVEIRENGDLGFEEVDADPEDVETVAVEHGDDVRVPDLGDRIGDTVHLEGIVVQIKQTAGPTIFSIQDGAGTVPCAAFEEAGVRAYPDIELDDTVRVTGTVETHEDALQLEVDKLVRLRGEAAEEAHEAVEQDLEARAEPADVEPLIEWPAFEKLRDDLAEVARELRRSVLDSRPIRLRHHADGDGMCASLPVQYALENFIAEVHEDPDAPRHLFKRLPSKAPFYEMEDVTRDLNFALEDQERHGQRLPLLFMVDNGSTEEDTPAYRAMDQYDIPILVVDHHHPDPDAVGPLVEEHVNPYLHDEDYRITTGMMCVELARMIDPSITEDLEHVPAVAGLSDRSKADAMDDYLGLAEEAGYDEEDLQDIGEALDYAAHWLRYQSGENLINDVLNLDCDDEDRHRELVEFLSTRAAERVESQLDDSEPHVEHERLDNGANLYRLDVENHARRFTYPAPGKTTGELHDRKVQETEEPVITIGYGPDFAVLRSDGVRLDIPNMVTELQDEIEGAGVSGGGHLVVGSIKFVSGMREPVIDALVEKMEDAELDEALRSTLLRDEE; this comes from the coding sequence ATGACTCGTTCCGCCGCCGGCGACGCCGGCAACCGGCCCGATGGGGCCGTCCACGACCTTGCTCCCGCCTGTACCCTCGACGACATCGAGGAAGGCACGCAGTACGTAGCGACCGTCAACGGGGTCGTCGAGTACGGCGTTTTCGTTGACCTCTCCGAACACGTCTCCGGCCTCGTTCACGAATCGAACCTCAAGGGCGACTACGACGTCGGTGACGACCTCGTCGTCGAACTCGTCGAAATCCGGGAGAACGGCGACCTCGGATTCGAGGAAGTCGACGCCGACCCCGAGGACGTCGAGACCGTCGCCGTCGAACACGGCGACGACGTTCGCGTCCCCGACCTCGGCGACCGCATCGGCGATACAGTCCATCTGGAGGGCATCGTCGTCCAGATCAAACAGACCGCCGGCCCGACCATCTTCTCCATTCAGGACGGCGCGGGTACCGTCCCGTGTGCCGCCTTCGAGGAAGCCGGTGTTCGCGCCTACCCCGACATCGAACTCGACGACACCGTCCGCGTGACCGGCACCGTCGAGACCCACGAGGACGCCCTGCAACTCGAGGTCGACAAACTCGTCCGCCTCCGCGGCGAGGCTGCCGAAGAAGCCCACGAGGCCGTCGAACAGGACCTCGAAGCCCGCGCCGAACCTGCCGACGTCGAACCGCTTATCGAGTGGCCTGCCTTCGAAAAACTCCGCGACGACCTCGCCGAGGTCGCCCGCGAACTCCGCCGGTCGGTGCTGGACTCCCGCCCGATCCGCCTCCGCCACCACGCCGACGGCGACGGGATGTGCGCGTCCCTCCCCGTCCAGTACGCTCTGGAGAACTTCATCGCGGAGGTCCACGAGGACCCCGACGCACCCCGCCATCTCTTCAAGCGTCTGCCGTCGAAGGCCCCCTTCTACGAGATGGAGGACGTCACCCGTGACCTCAACTTCGCCCTCGAAGACCAGGAGCGACACGGCCAGCGCCTCCCGCTCCTCTTTATGGTCGACAACGGGTCGACCGAGGAGGACACGCCCGCCTACCGCGCGATGGACCAGTACGACATCCCCATCCTCGTCGTCGACCACCACCACCCCGACCCCGACGCGGTCGGCCCGCTCGTCGAGGAACACGTAAACCCCTACCTCCACGACGAGGACTACCGCATCACGACCGGCATGATGTGTGTCGAACTCGCGCGGATGATCGACCCCTCCATCACCGAGGACCTGGAACACGTCCCCGCCGTCGCCGGCCTTTCGGACCGCTCGAAGGCCGACGCGATGGACGACTATCTGGGACTCGCCGAAGAAGCCGGCTACGACGAGGAGGACCTGCAGGACATCGGCGAAGCCCTCGACTACGCGGCCCACTGGCTCCGCTATCAGTCCGGCGAGAACCTCATCAACGACGTGCTCAACCTCGATTGTGACGACGAGGACCGCCACCGCGAACTGGTCGAGTTCCTCTCGACGCGCGCGGCCGAACGCGTCGAATCCCAACTCGACGACTCCGAACCACACGTCGAACACGAGCGCCTCGACAACGGTGCCAACCTCTACCGCCTCGACGTCGAGAACCACGCCCGCCGATTCACCTACCCCGCGCCCGGCAAGACGACGGGCGAACTCCACGACCGGAAGGTCCAGGAGACCGAAGAGCCGGTCATCACCATCGGCTACGGCCCGGACTTCGCCGTGCTCCGCTCCGACGGCGTCCGTCTCGACATCCCGAACATGGTGACCGAACTGCAGGACGAAATCGAGGGCGCGGGCGTCTCCGGCGGCGGCCACCTCGTGGTCGGTTCCATCAAGTTCGTCTCCGGCATGCGCGAACCCGTCATCGATGCACTGGTCGAGAAGATGGAGGACGCCGAACTCGACGAGGCGCTCCGCAGCACGCTCCTCCGCGACGAGGAGTAA
- a CDS encoding adenylyltransferase/cytidyltransferase family protein — protein MRRVVAQGTFDILHPGHLHYLTDAKSMGDELHVIIARSANVTHKEKPVLDDRQRRDMVAALDPVDEAHLGHTEDFFVPIRNIDPDVIVLGHDQHHDEETLSAMLAEEGIDCEVARASARDQKYDGELLSTGRIIDRVCEQRC, from the coding sequence ATGAGGCGCGTCGTCGCTCAGGGCACCTTCGACATCCTCCATCCGGGCCATCTCCACTATCTCACCGACGCGAAGTCGATGGGCGATGAGCTCCACGTCATCATCGCCCGGAGCGCCAACGTCACTCATAAAGAAAAGCCGGTCCTCGACGACCGCCAGCGCCGGGATATGGTCGCGGCGCTCGACCCGGTGGACGAGGCCCACCTCGGCCACACCGAGGACTTCTTCGTCCCCATCCGGAACATCGACCCCGACGTCATCGTACTGGGCCACGACCAACACCACGACGAGGAGACGCTGTCGGCGATGCTCGCCGAGGAGGGCATCGACTGTGAGGTCGCCCGCGCCTCGGCCAGAGACCAGAAATACGACGGGGAACTGCTCTCGACCGGGCGTATCATCGACCGGGTCTGCGAGCAACGGTGTTGA
- a CDS encoding glycosyltransferase family 4 protein, with protein MRVLNYLELESELQRSGIGTAARHQRKALADTDLQVVTSPWKGGGLAKATAKRAVGDSFFESYDLAHCNLVGPGSVAVARHAKRNDIPLVLHAHTTHQDFAESFRGSTTVAPAFGKYLKWFYSQADLVLCPSEHTKSVLDSYPLDAPVRPITNGVDIESLEGYESFREEYRERYDLDGTVVFSIGNVFERKGLTTFCRLAETTDYEFAWFGPYDTGPLASSTVRKWVRNPPENATFTGWIPDIRGAFGAGDIYLFATKSETQGIAALEAMACGKPVVLRDLPIFEQFYTDGVDCLMCDGLEEFREAINRLSENPELRDRLGENARETAREHSLERVTEELQDAYATAQRVADGEETASGDEVITD; from the coding sequence GTGCGCGTCCTCAACTATCTCGAACTCGAATCCGAACTGCAGCGAAGCGGCATCGGGACGGCGGCCCGCCACCAGCGCAAGGCGCTGGCCGACACCGACCTGCAGGTGGTCACCTCGCCGTGGAAGGGCGGCGGCTTGGCGAAAGCGACCGCCAAGCGTGCCGTCGGCGATTCGTTCTTCGAGTCCTACGACCTCGCACATTGCAACCTCGTGGGCCCGGGCTCCGTCGCCGTCGCCCGCCACGCGAAGCGAAACGACATCCCGCTGGTCCTGCACGCCCACACGACCCATCAGGACTTCGCCGAGAGCTTCCGCGGGTCGACGACCGTCGCCCCCGCCTTCGGCAAGTACCTCAAGTGGTTCTACTCGCAGGCGGACCTCGTGCTGTGCCCCAGCGAGCACACCAAATCCGTCCTCGATTCCTACCCCCTCGATGCCCCGGTTCGGCCGATTACGAACGGGGTCGACATCGAATCCCTGGAGGGCTACGAGTCGTTTCGCGAGGAGTACCGCGAACGCTACGACCTCGATGGGACCGTCGTCTTCTCCATCGGCAACGTCTTCGAGCGGAAGGGCCTGACGACGTTCTGTCGGCTGGCGGAGACGACCGACTACGAGTTCGCGTGGTTCGGCCCCTACGATACGGGGCCACTTGCCTCCTCGACGGTCCGCAAGTGGGTCCGGAACCCGCCGGAAAACGCCACGTTCACCGGGTGGATACCTGACATTCGTGGCGCCTTCGGCGCGGGCGACATCTACCTCTTCGCGACGAAATCCGAAACACAGGGTATCGCCGCCCTGGAGGCGATGGCCTGTGGCAAGCCCGTCGTGTTGCGGGATTTACCCATCTTCGAGCAGTTCTACACCGACGGCGTCGACTGCCTGATGTGCGACGGTCTAGAGGAGTTCCGCGAGGCGATTAATCGGCTCTCCGAGAATCCCGAATTGCGCGACCGACTCGGCGAGAACGCTCGCGAGACTGCCCGCGAACACAGCCTCGAACGGGTCACCGAGGAGCTACAGGACGCCTACGCGACGGCCCAACGGGTGGCCGACGGCGAGGAGACGGCCTCAGGCGACGAAGTCATAACCGATTAA
- a CDS encoding GAF domain-containing protein — MAHSICTPEAGGELPYFQRLWRTLLAPNIDPKSRTEQLFDHETIEFDLEYAFLSYIDLEHETERFDITHGSHEALNPGTTIPLSKTYCRKTIADPEGTLAISDAIAEGWEDDPAYEAFGISSYLGTTVSVDDELYGTLCFANTAPRDDPIRDEEKALVEMHGQWVGHTLDLWEGPPIREQNIDRVEKRVVSSDAIDSMMDALRKPTRRVILMALLDDTTETTIATLERKLNHEHARMRLAHSDLPKLANAGYITWDNETETISKGPRFSEVEPLVQLLHEYNTAFPE; from the coding sequence ATGGCACATAGCATCTGTACACCGGAAGCGGGCGGAGAGTTGCCCTATTTTCAGCGGCTGTGGCGAACATTGTTGGCCCCCAATATCGACCCAAAATCCAGAACCGAACAACTGTTCGACCACGAGACCATCGAATTCGACCTTGAATACGCGTTTCTGTCGTATATCGACCTCGAACACGAGACGGAACGCTTCGACATTACACATGGCTCCCACGAGGCACTCAACCCGGGGACTACCATCCCCCTCTCGAAGACCTACTGTCGGAAAACCATCGCAGACCCCGAAGGGACACTAGCAATTAGTGATGCCATCGCAGAAGGCTGGGAAGACGACCCAGCATACGAAGCATTCGGGATTAGCAGTTACCTCGGGACGACGGTCTCCGTTGACGACGAACTCTATGGAACGCTCTGCTTTGCGAATACTGCCCCCCGTGATGACCCAATCAGGGACGAAGAGAAAGCCCTCGTCGAGATGCACGGCCAATGGGTTGGGCATACATTGGATCTCTGGGAGGGTCCACCGATTCGGGAGCAAAATATCGATCGCGTTGAGAAACGCGTCGTTTCTTCGGACGCAATCGATTCGATGATGGACGCACTCAGAAAGCCCACACGGCGCGTTATTCTCATGGCGCTGTTAGATGACACCACTGAGACTACCATCGCTACCCTTGAACGAAAGCTAAACCATGAGCACGCCCGAATGCGCCTGGCCCATAGCGATTTACCCAAATTAGCAAACGCCGGATACATCACGTGGGACAATGAGACGGAGACCATCTCCAAGGGGCCGAGATTCTCCGAGGTGGAACCACTCGTTCAATTGCTCCACGAGTATAATACGGCATTCCCTGAGTAG
- a CDS encoding cold-shock protein — MANGKVDFFNDTGGYGFISTDSDEVDDDEDVFFHMEDVGGEDLTEGTEVEFDIESSPKGPRAANVVRQ; from the coding sequence ATGGCTAACGGAAAGGTTGATTTCTTCAACGACACAGGCGGCTACGGTTTCATTTCGACTGACAGCGACGAAGTAGACGACGACGAAGACGTGTTCTTCCACATGGAGGACGTCGGCGGCGAAGACCTCACGGAAGGTACTGAAGTCGAGTTCGACATCGAGTCCTCGCCCAAGGGCCCCCGCGCGGCGAACGTCGTCCGGCAGTAA
- a CDS encoding Mov34/MPN/PAD-1 family protein, with protein sequence MGLLGSLTPNLFRSSKVIGIADDALQFALEASEDAHPNEYMGQLRGTDARKLDLDREGTVITDVLLAPGTKTNPVSAEFNPSYMPNDVKSVGSVHSHPNGVLRPSDADLATFTRGQVHIIVGAPYGRDDWQAFDNDGQPRDLEVIDVELPDDQFFDFTQADIDRELR encoded by the coding sequence ATGGGTCTGCTCGGGTCGCTGACGCCGAACCTGTTCCGGTCGAGCAAGGTCATCGGTATCGCCGATGACGCCTTGCAGTTCGCCCTCGAAGCCTCGGAGGATGCCCACCCCAACGAGTACATGGGCCAACTGCGGGGCACCGACGCGCGAAAACTCGACCTCGACCGCGAGGGGACGGTCATCACCGACGTCCTGCTGGCGCCGGGGACCAAGACCAACCCCGTCAGCGCGGAGTTCAACCCGAGCTACATGCCGAACGACGTCAAAAGCGTCGGGTCGGTCCACTCACATCCGAACGGCGTTTTGCGCCCGAGCGACGCCGACCTCGCCACGTTCACGCGCGGACAGGTCCACATCATCGTCGGCGCGCCCTACGGCCGCGACGACTGGCAGGCCTTCGACAACGACGGCCAGCCCCGCGACCTCGAGGTCATCGACGTGGAACTGCCCGACGACCAGTTCTTCGACTTCACGCAGGCGGACATCGACCGGGAGCTACGATGA
- a CDS encoding phospholipase D-like domain-containing protein translates to MFVRRAALAFVIVLLVCSVGVGHAAGAPNGTTPKHEDSNATLVSAYPSPVAREDPGEFVTVRFPDPTNTTGWTLTDGKTTARLPNRTVEGTVAFAMDPSAARRHTDHAVAPLGGRLLLANGGDRLVLRAGNRTIDSAQYRDAPESRVRDFEAGRWRPVGATTFEPVRTAGGTATAFVLPDGDNVTVETLAAADERLLLAGYTLTSARVTDALVEAHENGAAVRVLLDGSPVGGMTVRQQRQLDRLTEAGVSVRLLSGPHTCYEHHHPKYAVVDDRALVLTENFKPAGTGGMSSRGWGVILDNGEAAASLADLHGADWRWRAATPWEEYRAGRDFAEANPALGEFESRHPPEELPVDSATVLVAPDNAADGMVDRIDTADERVLVQQMRIDGRNERLLRAVLRAADRGVTVRIHLSGAWYAEEDNAALVSWLNRRAKAEGWDLQARVDEARGYEKIHTKGVVVDETVLLGSLNWGPTARTENREVVVALEGEAVAAYYADVFEEDWSKPDATDRPLPAGLLGAVAVAGAGGLLVARKITFVGRDSVVTDWEW, encoded by the coding sequence GTGTTCGTCCGTCGCGCCGCGCTCGCGTTCGTCATCGTACTGCTGGTCTGTAGCGTCGGCGTCGGCCACGCTGCTGGAGCGCCGAACGGCACGACCCCGAAGCACGAAGATTCGAATGCGACGCTCGTCTCGGCGTATCCATCCCCGGTTGCCCGCGAGGACCCCGGCGAGTTCGTCACCGTCCGCTTTCCCGACCCGACGAACACGACCGGCTGGACGCTGACGGACGGCAAAACGACGGCCCGCTTGCCGAACCGGACAGTCGAGGGGACGGTCGCTTTCGCAATGGACCCCTCAGCAGCGCGCCGGCACACTGACCACGCGGTCGCGCCGCTCGGCGGCCGGCTCCTGCTAGCGAACGGCGGCGACCGACTCGTACTCCGTGCCGGAAACCGGACCATCGACAGCGCACAGTACCGGGACGCGCCGGAATCGCGGGTTCGGGACTTCGAGGCCGGCCGCTGGCGGCCGGTCGGTGCGACGACGTTCGAACCGGTCCGAACCGCTGGCGGGACAGCGACGGCGTTCGTGCTCCCGGATGGCGACAACGTGACTGTCGAGACGCTCGCGGCCGCGGACGAGCGCCTCCTCCTTGCCGGTTACACGCTCACCTCCGCACGGGTAACCGACGCGCTTGTCGAGGCCCACGAAAACGGTGCCGCGGTTCGCGTGCTGCTCGATGGGTCGCCGGTCGGCGGGATGACGGTCCGCCAGCAGCGCCAACTCGACCGCCTCACTGAGGCGGGAGTTTCGGTCCGACTGCTGTCGGGGCCACATACTTGCTACGAACATCACCACCCGAAATACGCGGTCGTCGACGACCGCGCGCTCGTGCTCACGGAGAACTTCAAGCCCGCGGGCACCGGCGGCATGTCGAGTCGTGGATGGGGCGTCATCCTCGATAACGGCGAGGCAGCGGCGTCGCTTGCGGACCTCCACGGTGCCGATTGGCGCTGGCGAGCGGCGACGCCGTGGGAGGAATATCGCGCAGGCCGTGATTTCGCCGAGGCCAACCCCGCCCTCGGTGAGTTCGAGTCGCGGCATCCGCCCGAGGAACTGCCGGTCGATTCGGCGACGGTACTGGTGGCACCCGACAACGCTGCCGACGGGATGGTCGACAGAATCGATACCGCCGACGAGCGGGTCCTCGTCCAGCAGATGCGTATCGACGGCCGCAACGAGCGTCTCCTGCGGGCCGTGCTTCGGGCCGCCGACCGCGGTGTTACCGTCCGCATCCATCTCTCGGGTGCGTGGTACGCCGAGGAGGACAACGCGGCCCTCGTCTCGTGGCTCAACCGACGGGCGAAAGCGGAGGGCTGGGACCTGCAGGCCCGCGTCGACGAGGCACGCGGCTACGAGAAGATTCACACGAAAGGCGTCGTCGTCGACGAGACGGTCCTCCTGGGGAGTCTCAACTGGGGGCCGACCGCGCGAACGGAAAACCGCGAAGTCGTCGTTGCACTGGAGGGTGAGGCGGTGGCGGCCTACTACGCGGACGTCTTCGAGGAAGACTGGTCGAAACCGGATGCGACGGACCGGCCACTCCCGGCCGGCCTGCTCGGCGCGGTGGCCGTCGCCGGGGCTGGTGGATTGTTGGTCGCCAGAAAAATCACGTTCGTCGGCCGTGACAGCGTCGTAACCGACTGGGAGTGGTGA
- a CDS encoding FxLYD domain-containing protein, whose translation MFVTTVVSGVAMTVMAGCTESGDTASGGNGNADGGEATDTNTQQQTSTSTPESDEPAVKILDHSMEYDEMMGVKVVGTVKNTTDSEQGYIQVKARFFDESDTRVGEGMWNATDVSAGREVQFETIPAQVDSEPARYEVETSTSPS comes from the coding sequence ATGTTCGTCACGACCGTTGTTTCTGGCGTAGCCATGACGGTGATGGCTGGCTGTACCGAGTCGGGTGATACAGCGAGCGGTGGCAACGGGAACGCCGATGGTGGCGAGGCAACAGACACTAACACGCAGCAGCAGACGAGTACGTCAACCCCGGAGTCAGACGAGCCAGCTGTAAAGATTCTCGACCATTCGATGGAGTACGATGAAATGATGGGCGTGAAAGTCGTCGGGACGGTGAAGAACACGACCGACTCGGAACAGGGCTACATACAGGTCAAAGCAAGATTCTTCGATGAGTCGGATACGCGTGTTGGTGAGGGGATGTGGAATGCTACTGATGTGAGTGCGGGAAGGGAGGTGCAGTTTGAGACGATTCCCGCGCAGGTGGATAGTGAACCGGCGCGATATGAGGTAGAGACGAGCACGAGCCCGTCCTAA
- a CDS encoding glycosyltransferase: MKTVAVFTDTYLPTVNGVTYTVNTWRDRWLDRDGRMPVVYPDADGYQPDAGEFPVRSLPFPFYEGFRFGVPRIPDDLPDPDVVHAHTPFALGLAGRRLAGKRDIPLVVSYHTPAHEYADYISDALAGVIRRAADRYEKWYFSEADAVVVPSETAAETVDTGSTPTHVISNGVDTDRFQPADEETVSAFRDRHGLPSGPIVGYTGRHGYEKRLQDLLTATEGLDVTVAIGGDGPAREDLEAQAGDREDVHFLGFLDREDLATFYTMLDAFAFPSPVETQGLVALEAIACGTPVVAADSGALSETVDDGVTGYHFPVGDTDRFRAAIDRTLSDIETLSGKCLQQRDRLSVERSIDKLADVYDDVS; the protein is encoded by the coding sequence ATGAAGACCGTCGCGGTATTTACGGATACGTACCTCCCGACGGTCAACGGTGTCACCTACACCGTCAACACCTGGCGGGACCGCTGGCTCGACCGCGACGGCCGGATGCCCGTCGTCTATCCCGACGCCGACGGCTACCAGCCGGATGCCGGCGAGTTCCCGGTTCGAAGCCTCCCGTTCCCGTTCTACGAAGGGTTCCGGTTCGGCGTTCCGAGGATACCCGACGACCTGCCGGACCCCGACGTCGTCCACGCCCACACCCCCTTCGCGCTCGGCTTGGCCGGCCGACGCCTCGCCGGGAAACGCGACATCCCGCTCGTCGTCTCGTATCACACGCCCGCCCACGAGTACGCCGATTACATCAGCGACGCCCTCGCGGGCGTGATTCGGCGGGCCGCCGACCGCTACGAGAAATGGTATTTCAGCGAGGCCGACGCGGTCGTCGTCCCCTCGGAAACCGCCGCGGAGACGGTCGATACCGGGTCGACGCCGACACACGTCATCTCGAACGGCGTCGACACCGACCGGTTCCAGCCAGCGGACGAGGAGACGGTTTCGGCCTTCCGTGACCGACACGGCCTGCCCTCGGGGCCGATAGTCGGCTACACGGGACGACACGGCTACGAAAAGCGGCTGCAGGACCTCCTGACCGCGACCGAGGGCCTCGACGTGACGGTCGCCATCGGCGGCGACGGCCCGGCCCGCGAGGACCTCGAAGCCCAGGCCGGCGACCGCGAAGACGTCCATTTCCTCGGGTTCCTCGACCGCGAGGACCTGGCGACCTTTTATACGATGCTCGATGCGTTCGCGTTCCCCAGCCCCGTCGAAACGCAGGGACTGGTCGCGCTGGAAGCCATCGCCTGTGGGACGCCCGTCGTCGCCGCCGACAGCGGCGCGCTCTCGGAGACCGTCGACGACGGCGTCACCGGCTACCACTTCCCCGTGGGCGATACCGACCGCTTCCGGGCGGCCATCGACCGCACGCTATCCGACATCGAAACCCTCTCCGGGAAATGTCTCCAACAGCGTGACCGCCTCTCCGTCGAGCGGTCCATCGATAAGCTCGCCGACGTATACGACGACGTCAGTTAA
- a CDS encoding ester cyclase, which yields MAQTQSNIEDVIADYEALWNGDFSKIGVIAESAAVYDPAAPDGEVHGRDAIEAFLQETREAFPDFTLRTQEMLVKDEMVMVEWTVTGTLENEFYGAPPSGRSMEISGMAKTIVRDGQVQEDRLYYDQKDMLAQLGFTFPDVIFLLPKLVWGKLAGGR from the coding sequence ATGGCTCAAACTCAGTCGAACATCGAAGACGTCATCGCTGACTACGAGGCGTTGTGGAACGGAGACTTTTCAAAAATCGGGGTGATTGCAGAGTCTGCTGCCGTGTACGACCCAGCGGCGCCAGATGGAGAAGTCCACGGCCGGGACGCCATCGAAGCGTTCCTCCAAGAGACCCGTGAGGCGTTTCCCGATTTCACCCTTCGCACACAGGAAATGCTCGTAAAAGACGAGATGGTCATGGTCGAGTGGACGGTGACCGGAACTCTCGAAAACGAGTTCTATGGTGCGCCCCCAAGTGGTCGGTCAATGGAAATCAGCGGAATGGCAAAAACCATCGTGAGAGATGGACAGGTACAGGAAGACCGTCTCTACTATGACCAAAAAGACATGCTCGCTCAGCTCGGGTTTACCTTTCCAGACGTGATTTTCCTGCTGCCGAAATTAGTATGGGGCAAACTTGCTGGAGGTCGGTAA
- a CDS encoding HEAT repeat domain-containing protein, which produces MSNGDDENAEDADASEETTALDADTLESRLDDVESAIEAAETEADLDDAEADLDSVEADVEAADLPEPEEEDEESREEQLTSRIEELRGALEEARGPYAEDVQDILDEAATKLRETRWTEDGEPDAATAAETFLDAAGEELDADFSAASDELEDLAAALEDVGETIVEGGSAVEGGLDPDEDAETIDALLEAAEELETGLEDAEEWSDLTVVEQLRAEGFYDRMNSENRKDYPPELTVIRVAESENDPERIVQALEKFESDFMQENCIDALRRLGSEEAFDIMHERAQKRNRPEIEVLGKIGDERAVDTLVEYVDSGNPPLQKVTLRALGEIGSEDATQAVANALADEQSVVRSQAARALGLIGDTRAIDPLSDVLGDESEENEVRASAAWALVQIGTELALEAAAEYDDDRAYTVQVEAEKARDASAA; this is translated from the coding sequence ATGAGCAACGGGGACGACGAGAACGCCGAGGACGCCGACGCGTCCGAGGAGACGACGGCCCTCGACGCCGACACCCTCGAATCCCGCCTCGATGACGTCGAAAGCGCCATCGAAGCGGCCGAAACGGAGGCCGACCTCGACGACGCCGAGGCGGACCTCGATTCGGTCGAGGCCGACGTCGAGGCGGCAGACCTCCCGGAACCGGAGGAAGAAGACGAAGAGTCCCGCGAGGAGCAGTTGACCTCGCGCATCGAGGAGCTTCGCGGTGCCCTCGAAGAGGCACGCGGCCCCTACGCCGAGGACGTACAGGACATCCTCGACGAGGCGGCGACGAAGCTCCGAGAGACGCGCTGGACGGAGGACGGCGAACCGGACGCAGCGACGGCCGCCGAAACGTTCCTCGATGCGGCAGGCGAGGAACTCGATGCCGACTTCTCGGCTGCCAGCGACGAACTGGAGGACCTCGCGGCGGCGCTTGAGGACGTCGGCGAGACCATCGTCGAAGGCGGGTCGGCCGTCGAGGGCGGACTCGACCCCGACGAGGACGCCGAGACCATCGACGCGCTGCTCGAAGCGGCCGAGGAACTGGAAACCGGCCTCGAGGATGCCGAGGAGTGGAGCGACCTGACGGTGGTCGAACAGCTCCGCGCGGAAGGGTTCTACGACCGGATGAACTCCGAGAACCGGAAGGACTACCCGCCTGAACTGACGGTCATCCGGGTCGCGGAATCCGAAAACGACCCCGAGCGTATCGTGCAGGCCCTCGAGAAGTTCGAGTCCGACTTCATGCAGGAGAACTGCATCGACGCGCTCCGACGACTCGGGTCCGAGGAGGCGTTCGATATCATGCACGAGCGTGCCCAGAAGCGCAACCGCCCCGAAATCGAGGTGCTCGGGAAAATCGGCGACGAACGCGCCGTCGACACGCTCGTCGAATACGTCGACAGCGGCAACCCGCCGCTCCAGAAGGTGACGCTCCGTGCGCTCGGCGAAATCGGCAGCGAAGACGCGACACAGGCCGTCGCGAACGCGCTGGCCGACGAGCAGTCGGTCGTCCGTTCGCAGGCCGCCCGGGCGCTCGGCCTTATCGGCGACACGCGCGCCATCGACCCGCTTTCGGACGTGCTGGGCGACGAAAGCGAAGAAAACGAGGTTCGGGCCTCCGCCGCGTGGGCGCTGGTTCAGATCGGCACCGAGCTCGCGCTTGAAGCCGCCGCCGAGTACGACGACGACCGCGCCTACACCGTGCAGGTCGAAGCCGAAAAGGCCCGCGACGCCTCCGCCGCCTAA